The window GACCCGCGAGAAGTCGGGGCGGTCGATGGTTCCCTTCACGCGCCCGGCGAGGTATTGCCCGATCGCCCCAAGCGAGTTGATCGGGTCCTGGAGGGCCTTGCCGAGGGCTTTGAGGTGCTCGCCCGGCTGTTGCAGTCCCATCAGCGCCACGAGGACGCGCAGGATCTCGTTGGTCCCCTCGAAGATGAGCATGATCCGCGAGTCGCGCACCGCCTGCTCATACGGGGCCTCCTTGGAGTACCCCACGCCGCCCGCGATCTGGAGTCCTTCATTGGCCGCGCGATAGGCGAGTTCGGAGCCGAACACCTTGCACGCCGCAGTCTCGAGCGAAAAGTCCACCCCGCCGCGGTCCACCATGCCGGCGGTGATCATGACGCCGGCGTCGAGGGCGTAACACTCCGCTGCGGCGAGCGCGATCTTGCGACGCAGGATCTCGAACGAGGCGATGGGCCGCCCGAACTGCTCGCGCTGGGCGGCATAGGCGATCGCCCGGTTCATGATCTCGCGCGTGCCGCGGGCCGATCCCGACGCCAGCCCCAGGCGCCCCGAGTTGAGGATCTCCAGCGCAATCCGGAACCCCTGTCCCACGTCGCCCAGACGGTTCTCCACCGGGACGCGCACATTGTCAAACGATACGGAGCGGGTATCGGACGCCTTGATCCCCATCTTCTCCTCGAGCTTGCCCAGCGACACGCCGGGACTCGCCGCCTCGACGATGAAGGCGGTCACTCGCTCCTTCGCCTTGCCCTCGATCGTCACCGGCACCTTGGCAAACACCGTAAAGACGCCCGCGTACCCGGCATTGGAGATCCAGATCTTGGTGCCGTTGAGCACGTAGGCCGCGCCGTCTGGCGTCGGCACGGCGGTGGCTTTCATCGCCTGGGCGTCGGAGCCCGAGCCCGGTTCGGTCAGGCAGAAGGCGGCCACCATCTCCCCGGAGGCGCACCGCGGCAGGTAGCGCTGCTTTTGCTCCTCGCTGCCGAAGAGGGTGATCCCCTTGCACCCGATCGACTGGTGGGCGCCAAAGTAGACCGCCAGCGCGGGGTCCACCGCCCCGATCTCGCCGAACACGCGGTTGAACACCTTCGCCGACGCGCCGAAGCCGCCGTACGCTTCCGGGATGTTGAGTCCCATCAGGCCCAACGCGTGAAAGCCTGCGCGCATCTCCTCGGGAAAGCGACCGGCCGCGTCGTTCGCATGGGGATCGACGTGGTCCTTCGCGAACGCGCGAAAGGCATCCAGGACGGCGGTGAGGCTCTCCGATTCCTCGCCAGACAACGCCGGAAACGGAAAGAGGAGCTCTTCGCGCAACTCGCCGAGGAACAGTCCCTTGATGAAGGAGGGGTTCTCTTCCGGGTTGGCCAGGTGGGGGCGCGTGTCGGCAGTCATGTGGCGGGTGGGGCAGGGATAACGTGAAGCTACGCTGGTGCGGGACGGATGTTCAGAACACCGGCCCCACCGGATCGATACACGCCGCGACAGCCGTGATCCGGGCGGCGGCACTTCCCACGCTCATCTGCTGCGACTCGTGGGTCCAGCACTTGTCGTAGATCGAGCAATAACACACGGTAAAGCCCGTGCGTGGGGCCAGGGTAGCGACTTGCTGCGCGATGGGTCCGGACACCCGGAGTATCTCCCGATCCTCGCTCGGTGTCAGTACCGTGCCGGTCAGGCTCGCGTGGGTCGCCGTGTTCTCGCCGGGGCCCGCTGGGGGCGGGGCGGAGTCCAGCAGCGCGAGCGCGTTGGTGATCGGGTGTCCGCTAAGCGTTACCTGGGCCCAACGGACCTGCAGCGGACCAACGCCGGCGTTCTTCACGCCTACCGCAACTTCAAATCCCCCCTGTTGGCGCAAGCTCGACCAGACCACCAGGCGCGGCCACACCGCCGCATCCTTCTGGGCCATCATCACGCGCGTCTGCACGAGGGAAACGAGCAGGGCGCTCAGGGAGATCACGATGGCGCTCACGGCCACGACGAGGTCGCGATCGAGCCACCGTTGCCTCGGTTGGACCTGAAAAGGGGGCCGCTCGTCTGGAGGCATGGCTGCCGGGAAGGGGACGGGAAGATTCGTTCCAACGCGGGGGCAGGCGCAACCGCGCGGATGGCCCAGGGTGCCGTCGCGCGGGCGCAACCATTTCGGTCGCGCCGCGCGGCGCCTAAGTTCGCCGGACTCACCCCCCACGCCCATGACCCTCTCTCGCCGCGAATTCGTCGCCACCTCCTCGTCGCTCGCCGCCGGCCTGGCGTTCACCCCGGGCGCGTCGGCCGTGGCCGCGCCTCGCGCCGGGTTCGGCGCGGCACCACCCGTGGTGATCGCCTCGGCCAACGGCATTCGAGGGGTGAAGGTCGCCTACGACCAGATCGTGCGCGGCGAGGATACGCTCGACGCCATCATCGCGGGGGTGAACCTCCAGGAGCTTGATCCGGAGGACCAGTCCGTGGGACTCGGCGGCCTGCCTAACGCCGATGGCGTCGTGCAACTGGACGCGTCGTGTATGCACGGGCCGACGCGCCGCGCCGGGAGCGTGGGGTGCCTGGAGGACATTGCCACCCCGTCGCTCGTGGCCAAGGCGATCATGGACTACACCGACCACATCATGCTGGTGGGGTCGGACGCCCGAAAGTTCGCGGTGTCCATGGGGTTCAAGACGCAGAACCTCCTCACAGAGAAGAGCCGCCAGGACTGGCTGCGCTGGAAGAGCAAGCTCAACGGCAACGATGCCTGGTTGGATCACGATGACCCGGTGCGCATCAAGTTCACCACCGGGACGATCAACATGAACGCCGTGAATGCCGCCGGCGACCTGTCGAGCGTGACCACGACCAGCGGGATGTCGTGGAAGGTGCCGGGCCGCGTCGGCGACTCGCCGATCATCGGGGCGGGCCAGTATTGCGACAACACCGTGGGGGCCGCCGGGTCCACCGGGCGCGGCGAGGCGAACATCAAGGTGTGCGGGGCGTTCCTCGCGGTGGAGCAGATGCGGCTGGGCAAGTCGCCGGAGCAAGCCCTGTTGCACGTCGTGGAACGGGTCATCGCGATGACCGAGAAGCGCCTGCTGAGCGAGCGGGGACGCCCGCTCTTCGACCTCGACTTCTACGCCGTGCGCAAGGACGGGACGTTCGCCGGCGTGAGCTGTTACGAGGGGAGCTCGTTCGCCGTGTGTGACGCGGGCGGGGCGCGGGTCGTGCCGTCGGCCTACGTTTACCGGCGGAGCGAACGGCCGACGCGTTAGGCGATGGGGACCGGGACGGCTGGAGTGGTGGTGGGCTGCCCCGGTGTCCCCCCGGGAGTCGCGACGTCCGTGCGCAGTCCATCGAGGACGGCACTCGCACGTGCCGCGCTCCGGTTCAGCGAATGTGCCGCCGCGATCAGGTCGTGCAGGCGCGTCAGGGTCGCCCCCTGCGCCAGGCGAGCGTCCCCGGCCACCTTGGCCAGGCCGTCCAGTTCGTGCGCGACGCGTCCAACGTCGGCTCGCAGGGCCTGGGGCTCCAGGGGCTCGAGGGGCGCAGGCGTTGAGTCCAGCCCCTGCGCTTCACTCACGCGTTGGCGCGATCGTGAGAGCACGAGCACGCCCTGTTCGACGAGTGCGACCGAGGCCGCCGCAGATTCGCGGGCGACGGCCGTATCACGCAGTAGGTCCTTGAGCAACGCCTCCGTGCGATCCGCGGCGTCTGACGAGCCCTTGGCGAGTCGGCGGACCTCGCTCGCGACCACGGCGAACCCGCTCCCCTGCTCGCCGGCGCGTGCGGCCTCCATTGCGGCATTCAAGCTGAGCAACTTGCTCTGCCGCGACATCTTTCGAACGAGGGCGACAAACTCACGGACTTCGTCCACGGACTGATCGAGGCGGGACAGGTGCTCGCGGGCCGCGCGGAAGCGCTCATCCAGGGTCGCCAGGGCGCTGGTGGCCGCATCGAGGTCACGCCCCACCTCATTGAGGCCAAGCGCCCGTGTTTCCGCGGCGGCGAGCAAGCTCCGTCGTTCCTGGTCCAGCCCCTGCGCGTGCGCCTCGAGAGTCGCCAGCGAGACGTCCAGGTGTTGCGCGAGTTCCGCGACGCTTCGCGCGCGATCCGCCACGCTTGTCGCCAGTTCTCCCGACCGCTGCGACGCGAGGTGGGTGTTACCGAGGTGTGTGGCGAATTCGCCCGCACGCGAAGCCGTGTCGCGGGTGTGCTCGCGGGCACCGTCGACCGTCGCGCGAAGGGTTGCCAATGCCCGGCGCAGCGCCAGCCGGGTCGTCCGCAAGCGGTGGCCGGCCTCCTTTGGTTCGCGCGTCAGGTCCCCGCGGCTCGCGGCGTCGAGCGACGTGGTCAACTCGACGACCTCTTCGCCAGCGGTATTGGGCGCGAGGACCAGGATGAGGGCGGCGGCGACGAGGCAGCCAATGCCGACGCCAACCGCTCCCACGGCCATGAGCGCGACCGGGCCAAGACGCGCCATCCCCTGTGCGGTGATCCACGCACCGACGGAGACGGCGATGGTTCCCACGACGACCAGGACGTGGGTCGCCCTGGACGTCCTCGCGTCAGGCGCTGAAGTGGGGTGTGAAGGCATCTCCCCTGCCAGACGACCGGGCGCGGAGGGAAGGCACGGTCGTGATAGATTGCGAAACCGGCGCCCCGGGGTGGGGGGCCGGCGACCCCATCCCGACGTTTCGAAATGACCGAACGGAGCCCCTCTGTGGACCCGGCAGCACCTGAGGGTTACGACCCAACTGCGGTGGAAGCGCGTTGGCAGGCGCGCTGGCGCGAACGGGGGACCAACCAGACCGATCTGGTGGGCGGCGAGCGGCCGTTCTACGCGCTCATGATGTTCCCGTACCCTTCGGCCGAGGGGCTGCATGTCGGAAACCTCTTCGCCTTTACCGGCACCGACATCTACGGCCGATTCCAGCGGTTGCAGGGGCACACGGTCTTCGAGCCACTCGGCTACGATGCGTTCGGCATCCACTCCGAGAACTACGCGCTGAAGGTCGGGGGGCACCCCATGCGCCTCATCCCCCGGAACATCGCGAACTTCCGGCGGCAGTTGGAGCGCGCCGGCCTGATGGTCGATTGGTCGCAGTCGGTCGACACCACCGACCCGTCGTACTACAAGTGGACGCAGTGGGTCTTCCTCCAGCTGTACAAGCACGGCCTGGCCTACAAGAAGAAGGCCGCCGTGAACTGGTGCCCGAGCTGCAAGACCGTGCTGGCCAACGAGCAGGTGGTGGCCGGGGCGTGCGAGCGCTGTGGCACGGTCGTTGAGCAGCGGCTGCTGGAACAGTGGTTCTTCCGCATCACCGACTACGCAGCGCGCCTGCTCGATAACCTGGACACGATCGACTGGTCGGAGACCACCAAGACGGCACAACGGAACTGGATCGGGCGGAGCGAAGGCGCGGAAGTGACCTTTGCCGTGCCGGGACACGAAGCGGGCATCACGGTCTTCACCACGCGACCGGACACGATCTTCGGTGCGACGTACATGGTGCTGGCTCCCGAGCATCCGCTGGTGTCCGCCCTGACCATGCCGGGTCAGCGCGACGCGGTGGAGGCCTACCGCGCGCGTGCCGCCAAGCAGGACCTGGTGTCGCGGAAGGTGAACAAGGAGAAGACCGGCGTGTTCACCGGGAGCCACGCCACGAACCCGGCGACCGGGCAGCCCATCCCGATCTGGATTGCCGACTACGTCCTGATGGAGTACGGCACGGGAGCGATCATGGCAGTGCCCGGGCACGACGAGCGCGACTTTGCCTTCGCCACGCAGTTCGGGCTGCCCATCGTGCGCGTGGTCGCCGCGGAGGGTGTGGACGCCGATGCGCCGCTGGCCGAGCCATACGTCGAGTCGGATCGTGGGCGCCTGGTGAACAGCGGGGCGTTCGACGGCCGGCCGGTGGCCGAGGGCAAGCGAGAGGTCACGGCGTGGCTCGCCGAACGCAAGGCGGGCCGGGCGGTGACCAACTATCGCCTGCATGACTGGTGCATCTCGCGGCAGCGGTACTGGGGGCCGCCGATCCCGATCATCTACTGCGACGCCTGCGGGCCGCAGCCGGTCCCCGAGGCGGACCTGCCGGTGGTGCTGCCCGACATCGAGGACTACCGGCCGGACGATTCCGGGATCTCGCCCCTCGCCCGCCACGCCGAGTGGTATCACGTCGCGTGCCCGCGTTGCGGGAAGCAGGGACGCCGCGAGACCGATGTCTCGGACACCTTCCTGGACAGCGGCTGGTACTTCCTGCGCTATCCCAGCGCCACCCGCAGCGACGTGCCCTTCGACCGCGCGCTCACGCGCAAGTGGCTCCCTGTCTCCACGTACATCGGCGGCAACGAACACGCCGTGCTGCACCTGTTGTACTCGCGGTTCATCACCATGGTGTTGCACGACATGGGGCACATCGACTTCGAGGAGCCCTTCACCCGCTTCCGGGCGCATGGCCTCATCATCAAGGAAGGGGCCAAGATGTCGAAGACGAAGGGGAACGTCGTGAACCCGGACCAGTTCATCGAGGACTGGGGTGCCGACGCCTTTCGTACCTACCTCATGTTCCTCGGGCCGTATGAGGAGGGCGGGGACTTTCGCGACGCCGGGATCAGCGGCGTCAAGCGGTTCCTGGATCGGCTCTGGCTGGCCGTCGCCGTGGGCACGGACGCGGCACCGGACGACACCGTGATGCGCAAGCTGCATCAGACGATCGACAAGTGCACCACCGACATCCCGAAGTTGTCGTACAACACGGCGATTGCCTCCATGATGGAGTACATGAACGTGC is drawn from Gemmatimonadota bacterium and contains these coding sequences:
- a CDS encoding acyl-CoA dehydrogenase family protein yields the protein MTADTRPHLANPEENPSFIKGLFLGELREELLFPFPALSGEESESLTAVLDAFRAFAKDHVDPHANDAAGRFPEEMRAGFHALGLMGLNIPEAYGGFGASAKVFNRVFGEIGAVDPALAVYFGAHQSIGCKGITLFGSEEQKQRYLPRCASGEMVAAFCLTEPGSGSDAQAMKATAVPTPDGAAYVLNGTKIWISNAGYAGVFTVFAKVPVTIEGKAKERVTAFIVEAASPGVSLGKLEEKMGIKASDTRSVSFDNVRVPVENRLGDVGQGFRIALEILNSGRLGLASGSARGTREIMNRAIAYAAQREQFGRPIASFEILRRKIALAAAECYALDAGVMITAGMVDRGGVDFSLETAACKVFGSELAYRAANEGLQIAGGVGYSKEAPYEQAVRDSRIMLIFEGTNEILRVLVALMGLQQPGEHLKALGKALQDPINSLGAIGQYLAGRVKGTIDRPDFSRVHAALEEEAELVADQVHDLARAVERALRKHGKKIIERQYVQERLANAAIDLFLCSATLARATRDIEQAGGDEAAVEAELDCARVFIHMAYRRTRRNLRGLKVNQDARLDAIAARAVASGDLAPRAPTDR
- a CDS encoding N(4)-(beta-N-acetylglucosaminyl)-L-asparaginase; the protein is MTLSRREFVATSSSLAAGLAFTPGASAVAAPRAGFGAAPPVVIASANGIRGVKVAYDQIVRGEDTLDAIIAGVNLQELDPEDQSVGLGGLPNADGVVQLDASCMHGPTRRAGSVGCLEDIATPSLVAKAIMDYTDHIMLVGSDARKFAVSMGFKTQNLLTEKSRQDWLRWKSKLNGNDAWLDHDDPVRIKFTTGTINMNAVNAAGDLSSVTTTSGMSWKVPGRVGDSPIIGAGQYCDNTVGAAGSTGRGEANIKVCGAFLAVEQMRLGKSPEQALLHVVERVIAMTEKRLLSERGRPLFDLDFYAVRKDGTFAGVSCYEGSSFAVCDAGGARVVPSAYVYRRSERPTR
- a CDS encoding methyl-accepting chemotaxis protein, with amino-acid sequence MGTIAVSVGAWITAQGMARLGPVALMAVGAVGVGIGCLVAAALILVLAPNTAGEEVVELTTSLDAASRGDLTREPKEAGHRLRTTRLALRRALATLRATVDGAREHTRDTASRAGEFATHLGNTHLASQRSGELATSVADRARSVAELAQHLDVSLATLEAHAQGLDQERRSLLAAAETRALGLNEVGRDLDAATSALATLDERFRAAREHLSRLDQSVDEVREFVALVRKMSRQSKLLSLNAAMEAARAGEQGSGFAVVASEVRRLAKGSSDAADRTEALLKDLLRDTAVARESAAASVALVEQGVLVLSRSRQRVSEAQGLDSTPAPLEPLEPQALRADVGRVAHELDGLAKVAGDARLAQGATLTRLHDLIAAAHSLNRSAARASAVLDGLRTDVATPGGTPGQPTTTPAVPVPIA
- a CDS encoding leucine--tRNA ligase, whose amino-acid sequence is MTERSPSVDPAAPEGYDPTAVEARWQARWRERGTNQTDLVGGERPFYALMMFPYPSAEGLHVGNLFAFTGTDIYGRFQRLQGHTVFEPLGYDAFGIHSENYALKVGGHPMRLIPRNIANFRRQLERAGLMVDWSQSVDTTDPSYYKWTQWVFLQLYKHGLAYKKKAAVNWCPSCKTVLANEQVVAGACERCGTVVEQRLLEQWFFRITDYAARLLDNLDTIDWSETTKTAQRNWIGRSEGAEVTFAVPGHEAGITVFTTRPDTIFGATYMVLAPEHPLVSALTMPGQRDAVEAYRARAAKQDLVSRKVNKEKTGVFTGSHATNPATGQPIPIWIADYVLMEYGTGAIMAVPGHDERDFAFATQFGLPIVRVVAAEGVDADAPLAEPYVESDRGRLVNSGAFDGRPVAEGKREVTAWLAERKAGRAVTNYRLHDWCISRQRYWGPPIPIIYCDACGPQPVPEADLPVVLPDIEDYRPDDSGISPLARHAEWYHVACPRCGKQGRRETDVSDTFLDSGWYFLRYPSATRSDVPFDRALTRKWLPVSTYIGGNEHAVLHLLYSRFITMVLHDMGHIDFEEPFTRFRAHGLIIKEGAKMSKTKGNVVNPDQFIEDWGADAFRTYLMFLGPYEEGGDFRDAGISGVKRFLDRLWLAVAVGTDAAPDDTVMRKLHQTIDKCTTDIPKLSYNTAIASMMEYMNVLRRGERRPARAEVAPLVQLVAPFAPHLAEELWERLGNTRSVFDSGWPVFDAALAREETVQLAVQVNGKLRGTLTVDPAITQEEALALALADGSIAKFVTGEIRKVIFVPRRLLNLVV